A region from the Mycolicibacterium litorale genome encodes:
- a CDS encoding lysophospholipid acyltransferase family protein, producing the protein MSDEDNGGHERTPPDRPEVAKWDPEFTAAIAKTVGAAIRRYFRSEVRGLDAIPPAGGALVVANHSGGMLTPDVLIFAPAFYQRFGYDRPVYTLAHYGVFVPPLGSLLRRAGVIEASRENAGKALRSGAVVLVFPGGDYDSYRPTFSENRIDFAGRTGYVRTAIEAGVPIVPMVSIGGQETQLFLARGDSIARRLGLKRARMEILPISFGFPFGLSLIFPPNLPLPSKVVTRVLEPIDITAEFGEDPDVHAVDAHVRTVMQNALDELARERRFPVLG; encoded by the coding sequence ATGAGCGACGAGGACAACGGCGGGCACGAGCGGACGCCGCCCGACCGGCCGGAGGTGGCGAAATGGGACCCCGAGTTCACCGCCGCGATCGCCAAGACGGTCGGCGCCGCGATCCGGCGGTACTTCCGATCAGAGGTCCGGGGACTGGACGCCATACCGCCCGCCGGCGGTGCGCTCGTCGTGGCGAACCACTCGGGCGGCATGCTGACCCCCGACGTCCTCATCTTCGCGCCGGCGTTCTACCAGCGGTTCGGGTACGACCGCCCGGTGTACACGCTGGCCCACTACGGCGTCTTCGTTCCACCGCTGGGCAGTCTGCTGCGGCGGGCGGGAGTGATCGAGGCCAGCCGCGAGAACGCCGGTAAGGCTCTGCGCTCGGGTGCGGTGGTGCTGGTCTTCCCCGGTGGCGACTACGACTCGTACCGTCCCACGTTCTCCGAGAACAGGATCGACTTCGCCGGCCGCACGGGTTACGTCCGCACCGCGATCGAGGCCGGCGTGCCCATCGTGCCGATGGTGTCGATCGGCGGGCAGGAGACCCAGTTGTTCCTCGCCCGCGGTGACTCCATCGCCCGGCGGCTCGGACTCAAGCGGGCCCGGATGGAGATCCTGCCGATCAGCTTCGGCTTCCCCTTCGGACTCTCGCTGATCTTCCCGCCCAACCTGCCGCTGCCGTCGAAAGTCGTGACCAGAGTGCTCGAACCGATCGACATCACCGCCGAGTTCGGCGAGGATCCGGATGTGCACGCCGTCGATGCCCACGTCCGTACCGTCATGCAGAACGCGCTCGACGAACTCGCGCGCGAACGCCGCTTCCCGGTGCTGGGGTGA
- a CDS encoding NAD-dependent epimerase/dehydratase family protein — MSDAVLVTGGFGLVGSQTVRRLAELGRPVVATDLQTDANRKAATTLPDGVRARWADLTDPGQVEQLLTEVAPAVVIHLAAVIPPPIYRNRALARKVNVDATATLVRAAEALPTPPRFVQASSNAVYGARNPHRHNAPVTVDTPPHPTDLYGGHKLEAEELVRASSLEWVVLRLGGVLSTDPKAMPFTTDALFFESALPTDGRLHSVDVRDVAWAFAAATTADVVGEILLIAGDDTHKLRQGEVGPALAGARGMAGALPPGRPGDPDRDDAWFITDWMDTARAQEALQFQHHSWPDMLAEMSGQAGLLRYPMRLLAPLARLYVARQSAYRNAPGRYADPWAAIRARLGEPGLDR, encoded by the coding sequence ATGTCAGACGCGGTGCTCGTCACCGGCGGTTTTGGGCTGGTTGGTTCGCAGACGGTGCGGCGCCTCGCCGAACTGGGCCGTCCGGTGGTGGCAACCGACCTGCAGACCGACGCCAACCGCAAGGCCGCCACGACACTGCCCGACGGGGTGCGCGCGCGGTGGGCGGACCTCACCGACCCCGGCCAGGTCGAACAACTCCTCACCGAGGTGGCTCCCGCGGTGGTCATCCATCTGGCGGCGGTGATCCCGCCGCCGATCTACCGCAACCGCGCACTGGCGCGCAAAGTCAACGTGGACGCGACCGCGACGCTGGTGCGTGCGGCGGAGGCGCTGCCCACTCCGCCGCGATTCGTCCAGGCGTCGAGCAATGCGGTGTACGGCGCGCGCAATCCGCACCGCCACAACGCCCCGGTGACCGTCGACACCCCGCCCCATCCGACCGATCTGTACGGCGGGCACAAGCTCGAAGCCGAGGAACTCGTGCGCGCATCGAGCCTCGAGTGGGTGGTCCTGCGCCTCGGCGGTGTCCTCAGCACCGATCCCAAGGCGATGCCGTTCACCACCGACGCGTTGTTCTTCGAGAGCGCACTGCCGACCGACGGCCGGCTGCACAGCGTGGACGTCCGCGACGTGGCGTGGGCGTTCGCGGCGGCCACCACCGCCGACGTCGTCGGCGAGATCCTGCTCATCGCCGGCGACGACACCCACAAGCTGCGACAGGGTGAGGTGGGCCCCGCACTCGCCGGAGCGCGCGGTATGGCGGGCGCGCTGCCGCCCGGGCGGCCGGGTGATCCCGACCGCGACGACGCGTGGTTCATCACCGACTGGATGGACACCGCACGCGCGCAGGAAGCGCTGCAGTTCCAACATCATTCGTGGCCGGACATGCTCGCCGAGATGAGCGGTCAGGCGGGTCTGCTGCGCTACCCGATGCGGCTGCTCGCCCCGCTGGCCCGGTTGTACGTCGCCCGCCAGTCCGCCTACCGCAACGCCCCGGGCCGCTACGCCGATCCGTGGGCGGCGATCCGCGCCCGACTCGGCGAACCCGGGCTCGACCGCTAA
- a CDS encoding SDR family NAD(P)-dependent oxidoreductase has protein sequence MAIDPTGIMLTGRVAVVTGGGTGIGLGIAAGLAAFGARVAIWERDAERCSAAAESVGALGIVADVRDGAAVAAALDRTTAELGTATILVNNAGGTFSSPLLETSENGWDALYRANLRHVLMCTQQVARQMVAAGVGGSVITVTSIEGVRAAPGYAAYAAAKAGVINYTQTAAFELAPHGIRVNALAPDVIVTEGLMALSPAGLPAGIGDAIPMGRPGTVDEMAGAAVFLASDLAGYITGQTLHVDGGTHAAGGWYRHPDTGAPTLGPG, from the coding sequence ATGGCGATCGACCCGACCGGCATTATGCTCACCGGCCGCGTCGCCGTGGTCACCGGCGGTGGCACCGGTATCGGCCTCGGCATCGCCGCCGGTCTGGCGGCGTTCGGCGCCAGGGTCGCGATCTGGGAGCGCGACGCCGAAAGGTGTTCGGCCGCCGCCGAATCCGTGGGCGCACTCGGTATCGTCGCCGATGTGCGCGACGGCGCGGCCGTGGCGGCGGCCCTCGACCGCACCACCGCGGAACTCGGCACCGCGACCATCCTCGTCAACAACGCCGGAGGCACCTTCTCCTCACCGCTTCTGGAGACGAGCGAGAACGGCTGGGATGCGCTGTACAGAGCCAACCTGCGACATGTCCTGATGTGCACGCAGCAGGTCGCACGGCAGATGGTGGCCGCCGGTGTCGGGGGCAGCGTGATCACCGTGACGTCCATCGAAGGGGTGCGTGCCGCACCCGGATACGCGGCGTACGCCGCGGCCAAGGCGGGCGTCATCAACTACACACAGACCGCCGCATTCGAATTGGCGCCGCACGGGATCCGAGTCAACGCGCTGGCGCCCGACGTCATCGTCACCGAGGGCCTCATGGCGCTGTCGCCGGCCGGTCTTCCCGCGGGCATCGGCGATGCGATACCGATGGGTCGACCCGGTACCGTCGACGAGATGGCGGGCGCCGCAGTGTTTCTCGCCTCCGATCTGGCCGGCTACATCACCGGCCAGACACTGCACGTCGACGGCGGGACGCATGCGGCGGGCGGCTGGTACCGGCATCCGGACACCGGTGCGCCGACCCTCGGCCCGGGTTAG
- a CDS encoding CaiB/BaiF CoA transferase family protein → MGTPPLDGFRVVDLSTGIAGAYCTKLFADGGAEVVKVEPPEGDPLRRWSASGADTGGDGALFAYLACSKRSVVADPSDASDIAFVDDLLASADAVVWSRGSVVADHPDFAPAAIHRRHPGLIVTAITPFGLDGPWTDRPATEFTLQAWSGGIVGLGRGAPDRAPVYVGGQIGEYLAGAYASAATLTGRRRGVGELIDLSMLETQILGLTYYPVTYHRMLGRPWRDARKLTVPGIARAKDGLVDIGCGTAQQWFDLCAMTGHDDWIDEDSPLSITEQANEKAGELYAWVADQTVDEIRDLASAFRIPNAPVANGRNITALDHYVARGSFLTNPRDRFTQPGPPYRLDPAVLRAPQPAPRLGEHTALYRRNEQTGQKSPHFGAQTSVSAQPGELGLPFEGLRVLDLTTFWAGPSCTHILALLGAEVIHVESTRRPDGTRLIAGIPASEPQWWERSPIFSGLNTNKLGLTLDLHTSRGRELLNRLIATSDVVAENFTPRVLDHLGLDFAAVQSLRPDAIMLRMPGFGLDGPWRDNPAFAYVIEAAAGISWLTGYPDRNPYEPYSVGDPNAGIHALNGLLLALEHRRRTGEGVLVEAAMVDAALNVAAEQVIEYSAYGALLQRAGNLGPTAAPQNLYLSSDIDEFGRADSWVAIAVATDTQWTTLCDAIGATDWAADPALATHDGRRAAHARIDERLGQWCAQRRADDIVECLWPAGVPVAKVMQPHRQTELPQLAHRGFFEDVEHPVNPATPHSSLPFRLSNGPRRFHRRPAPLLGEHTEELLAELGLSADEIAGLAADKVIGHTV, encoded by the coding sequence GTGGGGACGCCGCCGCTCGACGGGTTCCGGGTGGTCGATCTGTCGACCGGTATCGCGGGCGCCTACTGCACGAAGTTGTTCGCCGACGGCGGTGCCGAGGTCGTGAAAGTCGAGCCGCCCGAAGGAGATCCGCTGCGGCGGTGGTCGGCATCGGGTGCCGACACCGGCGGCGACGGTGCGCTGTTCGCCTACCTGGCGTGCTCGAAACGCAGTGTCGTGGCCGACCCGTCGGACGCGTCGGACATCGCGTTCGTCGACGATCTCCTGGCGTCGGCCGACGCGGTCGTGTGGTCGCGTGGATCGGTCGTCGCCGACCATCCCGACTTCGCGCCGGCGGCGATCCACCGGCGCCACCCCGGGTTGATCGTCACGGCCATCACACCGTTCGGACTGGACGGGCCGTGGACAGACCGTCCGGCAACGGAATTCACGCTGCAGGCGTGGTCCGGCGGCATCGTCGGACTGGGCCGCGGCGCACCGGACCGGGCGCCGGTGTACGTCGGCGGACAGATCGGCGAGTACCTCGCCGGTGCGTACGCCAGTGCCGCCACGCTCACCGGCCGGCGCCGCGGCGTCGGTGAGCTCATCGACCTGTCGATGCTCGAGACGCAGATCCTCGGGCTGACGTACTACCCGGTGACCTACCACCGGATGCTGGGCCGGCCGTGGCGCGACGCCCGAAAACTCACCGTCCCCGGTATCGCCCGCGCCAAGGACGGCTTGGTCGACATCGGCTGCGGCACCGCGCAGCAGTGGTTCGACCTGTGCGCGATGACCGGCCACGACGACTGGATCGACGAGGATTCGCCGCTGTCGATCACCGAACAGGCCAACGAGAAGGCCGGCGAACTATACGCCTGGGTGGCCGACCAGACCGTCGACGAGATCCGCGATCTGGCGTCGGCGTTCCGCATCCCCAACGCGCCGGTCGCCAACGGCCGAAACATCACCGCACTCGACCACTACGTCGCGCGGGGGTCGTTCCTGACCAATCCGCGTGACCGGTTCACCCAGCCCGGCCCGCCGTACCGGCTGGATCCGGCCGTGCTGCGCGCCCCGCAGCCCGCGCCCCGGCTCGGCGAGCACACCGCCCTCTATCGCCGAAACGAACAAACGGGTCAAAAATCGCCTCATTTCGGCGCCCAAACGTCGGTTTCGGCGCAACCAGGGGAGCTGGGGTTGCCGTTCGAGGGGTTGCGCGTGCTCGACCTCACCACGTTCTGGGCCGGCCCGTCGTGCACCCACATCCTTGCCCTGCTCGGCGCCGAGGTCATCCACGTCGAGTCGACGCGGCGCCCCGACGGCACCCGGCTGATCGCCGGTATCCCCGCCAGCGAGCCGCAGTGGTGGGAGCGCTCGCCGATCTTCTCGGGCCTCAACACCAACAAGTTGGGCCTCACCCTCGACCTGCACACCTCGCGCGGACGCGAGCTCCTCAACCGCCTGATCGCGACCTCGGACGTGGTGGCCGAGAACTTCACGCCCCGGGTGCTCGACCACCTCGGCCTCGACTTCGCCGCCGTACAGTCGCTGCGGCCCGACGCGATCATGCTGCGGATGCCGGGGTTCGGCCTCGACGGTCCGTGGCGCGACAACCCGGCGTTCGCCTACGTCATCGAAGCCGCCGCCGGGATCAGTTGGCTCACCGGTTATCCGGACCGCAACCCCTACGAACCCTATTCGGTGGGCGACCCCAACGCCGGGATCCACGCGCTCAACGGGCTGCTGCTTGCCCTGGAGCACCGGCGGCGCACCGGTGAGGGAGTCCTGGTGGAGGCCGCAATGGTCGACGCCGCGCTCAACGTCGCGGCCGAACAGGTCATCGAGTACAGCGCCTACGGTGCGCTGCTGCAGCGGGCGGGCAACCTCGGGCCCACCGCCGCGCCGCAGAACCTCTACCTCAGCAGCGACATCGACGAATTCGGCCGCGCCGACAGCTGGGTCGCGATCGCGGTGGCCACCGACACCCAGTGGACCACACTGTGCGACGCCATCGGCGCCACGGACTGGGCGGCCGACCCCGCGCTGGCCACCCACGACGGCCGCCGCGCCGCCCACGCGCGCATCGACGAACGCCTGGGCCAGTGGTGCGCCCAGCGCCGCGCCGACGACATCGTCGAGTGCCTGTGGCCGGCCGGCGTCCCCGTGGCGAAAGTCATGCAGCCGCACCGGCAGACCGAACTGCCGCAACTCGCCCACCGTGGCTTCTTCGAAGACGTCGAGCATCCGGTCAACCCGGCGACGCCGCACAGTTCCCTGCCGTTCCGCCTGTCCAACGGCCCGCGACGCTTCCACCGCCGCCCGGCGCCGTTGCTCGGCGAACACACCGAAGAGCTGCTCGCCGAACTCGGACTGTCCGCCGACGAGATCGCCGGGCTCGCCGCCGACAAGGTGATCGGCCACACCGTCTGA
- a CDS encoding enoyl-CoA hydratase/isomerase family protein produces the protein MAERPSPEEIILYAKDPKTKIATITFNRPEFLNAPTSAARLRYADLLRAVTVDNDVKVVVIRGVGANLGSGADLPEFMEGNDNPKARLAELRLEDDGVGEVTYPPRGSFRNGATISAWYANVQAGNRPLQECKKISIVEAKGYCYGWHFYQAADADLVISSDDALFGHPSFRYYGWGPRMWTWVQMMGLRKFQEMVFTGRPFTAEEMYQCNFLNRVVPREDLEAETAKYASACARNRPTDTIFQQKVFFEVFKQYQGEYMGSLLSAFFESMGGQIQHDEDDMDMHAAIDSGLADAVNDNDDKFPPDFRLSKSNRAKTD, from the coding sequence ATGGCTGAGCGACCGTCGCCGGAGGAGATCATCCTCTACGCGAAGGATCCGAAGACCAAGATCGCGACGATCACCTTCAACCGGCCGGAGTTCCTCAACGCCCCGACGTCGGCGGCCCGGCTGCGCTACGCCGATCTGCTGCGTGCCGTCACCGTCGACAACGACGTCAAGGTGGTGGTGATCCGCGGCGTCGGCGCCAACCTCGGCAGCGGCGCGGACCTGCCGGAGTTCATGGAGGGCAACGACAACCCGAAGGCGCGGCTGGCCGAGCTGCGGTTGGAGGACGACGGGGTGGGGGAGGTGACCTACCCGCCGAGAGGTTCGTTCCGCAACGGCGCGACGATCAGCGCCTGGTACGCCAACGTGCAGGCCGGTAACCGGCCGCTGCAGGAGTGCAAGAAGATCAGCATCGTCGAGGCCAAGGGGTACTGCTACGGCTGGCACTTCTACCAGGCCGCCGACGCCGATCTGGTGATCTCCAGCGACGACGCCCTGTTCGGGCACCCGTCGTTCCGGTATTACGGCTGGGGCCCGCGGATGTGGACCTGGGTGCAGATGATGGGTCTGCGCAAGTTCCAGGAGATGGTGTTCACCGGACGGCCGTTCACCGCCGAGGAGATGTACCAGTGCAACTTCCTCAACCGGGTGGTGCCCAGGGAGGATCTCGAAGCCGAGACCGCGAAGTACGCGTCGGCGTGCGCGCGGAACCGGCCAACCGACACCATCTTCCAGCAGAAGGTGTTCTTCGAGGTGTTCAAGCAGTACCAGGGTGAGTACATGGGCAGCCTGCTGAGCGCGTTCTTCGAATCGATGGGCGGCCAGATCCAGCACGACGAGGACGATATGGACATGCACGCCGCGATCGACAGCGGCCTGGCCGACGCGGTGAACGACAACGACGACAAGTTCCCGCCGGACTTCCGGCTGTCGAAGTCGAACCGCGCGAAGACGGACTAG
- a CDS encoding M24 family metallopeptidase, with translation MGTEIEADGRDLRLSRRERALAQMEAHDLDMLVLGRQANVRYISGAPQLWVVGTRPFGPICEFVRATGEIHLNSTWDEGIPEEIPHENLYGFAWNPMTLVGILQNIKGADTFRRVGTDALTPTFAKLLPMAFPNAELVDAEQAMQAARRIKTPEEVQALRRALAVAEEGLAAGVAALGPGTTEKALAGAVLKAEAAGGVSTPATQDAAWVTSKEHPWRRAEGAGLVRDGDLVALSAGVLADGYVAEVARTLHVGEPTDAVCALYRRRDQLWDRLLEACRPGTATSGLLDAYQQTGEHVPAIPVAHGLGLGFDPPVVSPSLRATADAGILEEGMVLAVTAYVWEQGVGAVFTRDAVLITADGPEVMSSAPAYGEAVHG, from the coding sequence ATGGGAACTGAGATCGAGGCCGACGGCCGGGATTTGCGGTTGAGCCGTCGCGAGCGCGCTCTCGCGCAGATGGAGGCCCACGACCTCGACATGCTGGTGCTCGGCCGGCAGGCCAACGTCCGCTACATCTCCGGTGCTCCGCAGCTGTGGGTGGTGGGCACCCGCCCGTTCGGGCCCATCTGCGAATTCGTGCGCGCCACCGGTGAGATCCACCTCAACAGCACCTGGGATGAGGGTATCCCGGAGGAGATCCCGCACGAGAACCTGTACGGGTTCGCGTGGAATCCGATGACCTTGGTCGGCATCCTGCAGAACATCAAGGGCGCCGACACCTTTCGGCGGGTCGGCACCGATGCGCTGACACCGACGTTCGCAAAGCTCCTGCCGATGGCGTTCCCGAACGCCGAGCTGGTCGACGCCGAACAGGCCATGCAGGCCGCCCGCCGGATCAAGACACCCGAGGAGGTGCAGGCATTGCGTCGCGCGCTGGCGGTCGCCGAGGAAGGCCTGGCCGCAGGGGTCGCCGCGCTGGGCCCCGGTACCACCGAGAAGGCGCTCGCCGGCGCCGTGCTGAAGGCCGAGGCCGCCGGTGGGGTGAGCACTCCGGCGACCCAGGACGCCGCCTGGGTGACGTCGAAGGAGCATCCGTGGCGTCGCGCCGAGGGCGCGGGTCTGGTTCGCGACGGTGACCTGGTGGCGTTGTCGGCGGGGGTACTGGCCGACGGATATGTCGCGGAGGTGGCTCGCACACTCCATGTCGGTGAGCCGACCGACGCCGTGTGCGCTCTGTACCGGCGCCGAGACCAGCTGTGGGACAGGCTCCTCGAGGCGTGCCGGCCCGGTACGGCCACGAGCGGGTTGCTGGACGCCTACCAGCAGACCGGTGAGCATGTGCCGGCGATCCCGGTGGCGCACGGTCTCGGGCTGGGCTTCGATCCGCCGGTGGTGTCACCGAGCCTGCGGGCCACGGCGGACGCCGGCATCCTCGAGGAGGGCATGGTGCTTGCGGTCACCGCCTATGTGTGGGAGCAGGGCGTCGGCGCGGTGTTCACGCGCGACGCGGTGCTGATCACCGCCGACGGTCCCGAGGTGATGTCGTCCGCGCCGGCGTACGGTGAGGCCGTCCATGGCTGA
- a CDS encoding M24 family metallopeptidase gives MTTSTHSGVTQIARTGYTWLDIPAEPDLARMRREVGARLHAAMTEQGVDALVLLGNGNVMYATGISWPLADAGLSHVERPVAVVLADDEHPHLFMPFREGAVMESGLPDDHLHGPVYLEFDEGVADFAKTLASLIPVGARIATDELTGAMRRAGSALFPSAPVDAAPVVGAAKLVKTIDQIACVRRACQITEQAVAEIQKSLAPGARQIDLSAEFVRRTFELGATTNMFDSIWQVMPASKAEGTWTTTGDLALPLLTTERELAQGDVLWTDVSIAYHGYCSDHGRTWIVGQDPTPAQQAQFDAWARIVDAVLSVTRAGATCGDLGRAATAAAGGEKPWLPHFYLGHGIGTSAAEMPMIGTDLGQQWDDNFVFPAGMLLVFEPIVWRDGTGGYRGEEIVVVTEDGWMPLTAYPYDPYEVSDGN, from the coding sequence ATGACGACGTCCACTCATTCCGGCGTCACGCAGATCGCCAGAACCGGGTACACGTGGCTGGACATCCCGGCAGAACCCGATCTCGCGCGGATGCGCCGCGAGGTGGGTGCGCGCCTGCACGCCGCGATGACCGAGCAGGGCGTCGACGCGCTGGTGCTGCTGGGCAACGGCAACGTCATGTACGCCACCGGTATCAGCTGGCCGCTGGCCGACGCGGGACTGTCACATGTCGAGCGGCCCGTGGCGGTCGTGCTGGCCGACGACGAGCACCCGCACCTGTTCATGCCCTTCCGCGAGGGTGCCGTCATGGAATCGGGCCTGCCGGACGATCACCTGCACGGGCCGGTGTACCTCGAATTCGACGAGGGCGTCGCGGATTTCGCCAAGACCCTGGCGAGCCTGATCCCCGTCGGCGCGAGGATCGCCACCGACGAGCTCACCGGCGCGATGCGCCGGGCCGGTAGTGCGCTGTTCCCGAGCGCCCCGGTGGACGCCGCCCCGGTGGTCGGTGCGGCGAAACTCGTCAAGACGATCGATCAGATCGCATGCGTACGGCGCGCCTGTCAGATCACCGAGCAAGCCGTCGCCGAGATCCAGAAGTCGCTGGCGCCCGGTGCCCGTCAGATCGACCTGTCCGCCGAATTCGTCCGGCGGACGTTCGAACTGGGCGCCACCACCAACATGTTCGACTCGATCTGGCAGGTCATGCCCGCCTCCAAGGCCGAGGGGACGTGGACGACCACCGGTGATCTCGCACTGCCCCTGTTGACCACCGAGCGTGAGCTGGCCCAGGGCGACGTGCTGTGGACTGACGTGTCCATCGCCTACCACGGCTACTGCTCCGACCACGGGCGCACCTGGATCGTCGGTCAGGATCCGACACCGGCGCAGCAGGCCCAGTTCGACGCATGGGCCCGGATCGTGGACGCGGTGCTCTCGGTGACCAGGGCCGGCGCCACCTGCGGCGACCTCGGACGGGCGGCGACGGCGGCCGCCGGTGGCGAGAAGCCGTGGTTGCCACACTTCTACCTGGGCCACGGCATCGGCACGAGCGCCGCCGAGATGCCCATGATCGGAACGGATCTCGGGCAGCAGTGGGACGACAACTTCGTCTTCCCCGCCGGCATGCTGTTGGTGTTCGAGCCGATCGTCTGGCGAGACGGCACCGGTGGCTACCGCGGCGAGGAGATCGTGGTGGTCACCGAGGACGGCTGGATGCCGCTGACCGCCTATCCGTACGACCCTTATGAGGTGTCCGATGGGAACTGA
- a CDS encoding amidohydrolase family protein translates to MSAPSTTLYPPEGFGAPKHRHGHSTGQVTGLPADTEIFSADNHISVADDIFYERFPEELKGAAPRIWYEDGAYMVGMKGKAWTGGDFGRVLMQYDDLAGAASNNIEARIRELKEDGIDKELAFPNAVLALFHYPDKSLRERVFRIYNEHIADLQERSNGHFYGVGLINWWDPKGTRSTLEELKSLGLRTFLLPLNPGKDDDGNIYDYGSTAMDAVWDEVEAAGLPVSHHIGETPPKTPCQNNSVVVGMMVNVDSFREQFAKYVFSGILDRHPSLKIGWFEGGIAWVPTALQDAEHMLASYRHMFNHDLQHDVRHYWTHHMSASFMVDPLGLQLIDRIGVDNVMWSSDYPHNESTFGYSEKSLATVVDAVGAEDAVKIVSTNVQKFLGLV, encoded by the coding sequence ATGTCAGCACCAAGCACCACCCTCTACCCGCCCGAAGGATTCGGAGCACCCAAGCACCGCCACGGTCACTCCACCGGCCAGGTGACCGGGCTACCCGCGGACACCGAGATCTTCTCGGCCGACAACCACATCTCGGTCGCCGACGACATCTTCTACGAACGCTTCCCCGAGGAGCTCAAGGGCGCCGCCCCGCGCATCTGGTACGAGGACGGCGCCTACATGGTGGGGATGAAGGGCAAAGCCTGGACCGGCGGCGACTTCGGCCGCGTGCTGATGCAGTACGACGACCTCGCCGGTGCGGCGTCGAACAACATCGAGGCCCGGATCCGTGAACTCAAAGAGGACGGCATCGATAAGGAACTCGCGTTCCCGAACGCTGTACTTGCCCTTTTTCATTACCCCGACAAATCACTGCGCGAGCGGGTGTTCCGGATCTACAACGAGCACATCGCCGATCTTCAGGAGCGCAGCAACGGCCACTTCTACGGCGTCGGGCTCATCAACTGGTGGGATCCGAAGGGCACCCGCAGCACCCTCGAGGAACTGAAGTCGTTGGGGCTGCGGACCTTCCTGCTGCCGCTGAACCCCGGCAAGGACGACGACGGCAACATCTACGACTACGGCAGCACCGCGATGGACGCCGTGTGGGACGAGGTCGAGGCCGCGGGTCTGCCGGTCAGCCACCACATCGGTGAAACCCCACCGAAGACGCCGTGCCAGAACAACAGCGTCGTCGTCGGCATGATGGTCAACGTCGACAGCTTCCGCGAACAGTTCGCCAAGTACGTGTTCTCCGGAATCCTCGACCGGCATCCGAGCCTGAAGATCGGCTGGTTCGAGGGCGGTATCGCATGGGTGCCGACCGCGCTGCAGGACGCCGAGCACATGCTCGCCTCCTATCGGCACATGTTCAATCACGATCTGCAGCACGACGTCCGCCACTACTGGACCCACCACATGAGTGCGTCGTTCATGGTCGACCCGCTCGGGCTGCAGCTGATCGACCGGATCGGCGTCGACAACGTCATGTGGTCCAGCGACTACCCGCACAACGAATCCACCTTCGGGTACTCCGAGAAATCGCTGGCCACGGTCGTCGACGCGGTCGGCGCGGAGGACGCCGTGAAGATCGTGTCCACGAACGTCCAGAAGTTCCTGGGGCTGGTATGA